aattaaaaaataattttttattatccgAGTTATATTATCATTTATCATTTAGTAtcctataaattttaatatcaaaatttgaaattttttactatttatgtATATCCtaaaattacatatttatttatcaattttaaattaattttaataataacaattatttttactttaaaaataaaatataattgttgtaattaaaagataaacacattatctaaaaattttatatcatcaaaactattatttttatattttttataattaattaatatttaattccaatttttacataattattaataattaaaataaccacttattattgaataatttaatattaataaattttttattttatattattttcataatttaatattaataaaataagaataaaaccgacaattttattattactcCATCTTTTCACTttctatatataatataaatgagTATGTTCGGTATATTTATGTATTTCTCAACTACACAATTCAACCTCTattctataaaaaattattctgtTGGGTAATTTATCTGCCTTCGAACGAACAgcaaaaaagtttactaatGATATTTTGAAAgtaaaaatcaataataaatcataaaagattaaaattcgagtgaataaaatataaatatttttattattgttattattttggcAAATGTAgaagatttaatttaaaaagagaaaataaaatacaagGTTCAAGGCAGCATCATTGTAAGAAAAACCCAACAATCAGATCCAATCACAAAATACCACCCAACAGCAGGACCTAAAGTCAGGACCTTAGACCTGTTAGAGAAACaaatagaagagaaaaagaTGCGGAATCCTTTAGCATTGCAGGAGGCAATTGGCTGAGATCAGAAATTAAGATTCTTCCTTCAAACGTATGCTACACAAGCCAAAAGAAACCAAGAGGAACTTAGAAATAAGTTGCATGCTCTATCAAGAGTTCGAGTGCGGGTTGTCGGGCAGAAGGAAGGCTGatcaaaagaaaattgagtAGGTAGAGATGGTGAGAAATTGGAGTACGTACCTGATAACATATAGAATATAAGACCTTTATAATTAGGATTCATGATCACAATTCAATCGAATACGATCAATGAAAAtcgattttaataataatttaataaaaatcggTAAATCGATGACTAggataaacataaacctccaacGTGGTAGTTAACTCCTCTGATCCTCATCGAGATCATAAATATGTGTGCAGTGAATCAAGTCAATATGACGTAAATGAATAGACAGAATATAGGTTAACAAGCTTTTCATTTATTAGTCGACTGTTCACTATTAATAAACCGTAAGTGAACTCAAATTCTACATTTTTAACTCCATAAAGAACTTTGTATTATTTTCTCTACCTCTAGAACTTTAATCTATCCAAACTAAAACACTTAGATCTATTAACTCTTCAACAACCAATCTCGACCCATGAATTTTCTCGATTTAACccttattcaaatatttttatttagtaaATACATGTAATCTCAATTTATCGGTAAGCTCATAAAAAGTGTAATGAGTGTCCTAGAGAAATAACAAGTTCATGAGTAAGCCCATAAAAGATGCCATTAGTGTTTTAGAGAAGTAAGAACAATCCAAAGTGTTGAAGATAGCAAGCCACTTGAGAAAATAATACTAAAAATCAAAGTGTTGAAGATGGCAAGCCATTAGAGAAAATAATACTAACAATCTCAAGTATCCATCGGCAAGAGTCGCCTAGAAAATCCCTTTTCTCACATAGCATGCAATCaaacaaaaattatgaaacccatttgtatgtaaaaataaaaaaaaataaaatataaatccaaCATATCCAAAAGATATCATCTTTGATGAAgaataaatatgtaaaatataattaaaaattttatttttccacaaAACTCTATTAAGGGTAAACTAGATTTActctcaaaaaaagaaaaaattcgtTATTATCTGTTTAGAATGAATGAAATGCGACTGTACACTAATAAAAAAGAGAAGATAAATAGAgctataacaaaaaaaaatctaaaaaaaagtTTCTCTATTTAGTAAACTGGAGAGGGAACTCACTATCTATTCATTTATTAGtttattctataaaaaaatcatttttcttctaattcttattttaaaacatattcTTCTTATATTAAGaaactttctttttaattcaaaatagctagagagaaaaagaaaatcattttttaaagtattttcaacAAAAATTCAACGAAGATGACATAGGACCTATAGCAGAgactattaaaatatatgagcACGAACATCAAGGTTCAAATTTATCCGAAAGCCCTTTCCTTTTAaagagtgtttttttttttgttaaacttTAGAGTTAACTGAAGTTGAATAGGTGATGAGTCATGAGTGACGTTTAAACTTCAAAACCCTTAGAAGCATGCTCTTTTGTTATCCAGCCGTGAAAATACTGGCAACTATAATACTCAGACAAGCTTGGGGAAGTTTCATGAATGGATTATAAACAATGAAAACGTTGAATTCAAATGTAGAAAGTTCTCTTTCCagcaaaatatttcataaattgTTTCTTTGAAAATTCCTTTCaagcaaaatatttttttccacataaaaaatttactatagaaacatttttcatatatatattagtttttCTTTATAACGTGTttggataaaataaaaataaattttatacaataaaagtaatatacaaaatttttaCTATTCACCAATATAATGGCTACAATATAAAtcatttatttcttatttaaaattaaaaatttttaaaaaaattaatttaattcgatctctttattaattttttatttataatataaaaatttatttatttttaatttgtaaaattttcatttaaaataaaataaattatatatgatttttttagaaatttaatttatttatttttttataaaataaataatatcaacGAGAGAtttgtatattttaaaatcaaaactcTTATTTTGCCACTAAAAGCTATTCAAGTAGTTGGAGGATAGTAAGAAGACAAAAAGGAATATTATAGGTTTCAGACATTCCCTTCTTGTAGGTGAATGTGTCAAAACATGGGTCGaccgatttaaaaataaataaataaaatccaaTCAAAGGGCTAAGAAGCTACTAATGGTAGGTGGGGTCCATACACCGTGTCTCATGTGTTGAAATGCTCACACGTAAATTTAAGTGTTCAAGTGAGtcccatataattttaattattaaattaaaataaattcattataatcaatgattataatataatatttatattataaaatttgttggtattagaacttttcaaaaactgttttaactttttaaattcaaaaattaaatgggccatacaaatttaaataataataataataataatactttatattattttaaaaaaaaaaaacatgtttgatatgttttatTTGGATAGTTAAAAACATagttatttacttttaaatcaCATTCATTTTGAAATTCTTGCAACTAATTAACTTGCATTTTTCTTCAATAATGACTTTATCCCCATATTCAAATCCAGAAATTTacactttttttaattaattcttatttttaatataaaagaatcCAATTTATTCTAATGAGTTACGTGGATGGTTTGGATCTAAATTCTTTCACTTTCTTGTTTGATTTTATGTAATTAGGTCTAAAtagaaggaaaataaaagaaaaaaaagatgttGAAAATGGTGGGATCCTTTGAAATGCAGAAAAAAGCCAAACACGCTTACAGTTGGAGAGGAAGAAAAATAATGCAACGTTTGGTGAGACAAATGATTATGAGGTTTCTCTTTCTCTCCACACAGCCTGTATTTTCTCCCCAATAAAGGAAAACACACCAACAACTTCCATCTTAAAGAGAAACCAAGAGAAAAATTAAGGGCTTCTCTTCTTTCTCatgggtaattttttttttaaagaaaaataattagaagGAAGAATGGAATAGTGACAGCTTAATAGTAAGGACACCTACCCTAATGATCACAATAATACCCTACAAAAACCACAACCCAAGAGTCCTTTGAAATCTCTCctactctttcttttatttttggtaggCCCTTCTTCTTCTGGTGCTTAATTATATCTGGGACTCATTTGCGGAGACTCGAAGCTTTTCCATTTCATTAAGCTCTTGGATTTCAGTATTTGATTTTGACAATTCACCTATTATTCCATTTGCTTCttgtttattattgtttttttattatgcTGCATGaattttgatatatatttttttataagttgAATGTaatgcaatatatatatatatatatatatattagaaaagAACACAACTTCCTGTTTAAAATGAGAAAATTTTGTAAATTCGTATAACTTTAAAAATTGTATAATATAAATGCATAAACTTAACTATTATTTAATGTATCatgttattttatgaaaataattaataaaatgatgttatattaaaataataaaaaaataaaaatacaattaatcATTCATAATTGTGAAAATTATGACAGAAATTCATTGATTTAGTGTGTGCATAGAGGAAATTTATTTTGCAAAGGTTATAAATTTCAATCACATATTAAAAAGGaattaaaaaaacaatataGGATTTGAGGTAATTTATTTGTCGTTGAGAAAATGTTAAAGTTAATTATCACAATTCTTTCTGATAAAAATTATCACATGTTCTGTCCAAAATGTGAAAAAGTTACTTATGCtttttaatacaaaaattagataaaaaagtattattttattcaaatttaataagaataaaattaacATTCAAATCATTTAACTCGTTGTTTAAAATTACTGTGTCTTTGACTGGATTGAACACATTGTCATTTCGGGGGTGTGCccctgattttttaaaattccacGTGGGTCGTAAAATGCATGTAGgtcaaatttatataaaatcaaggattttgaaaatattagtCATGGAAGAAAATATGCTTCCTCTTGAGCGGTCCTGCTCATTCTACGTCTATTCGACGTCCCTGACATTAtaaatatgttatgttatatttaagcgaaagtcttgaggagctctgTCAAGAGTCAGACACATTGAAATATGTAGAGAATTATTGGTGGTAAGTTCATCCTAatatgaattgtctgtgttgtgacgcattttatacgagcatatatttattaaactgtttttatgttcttctCACTAGACTCTTATAACTTATCTCTCTTCTCTAATCCCAGGTTTACAATATCAAAAATAGCTCGGTTGAAGCTGGCATAGTAGCTAGTGTAGTCTGATgcaatagaatagttgtggacatgtattatttaatggaatagaattgtgcttgaccctagtttttATCTTGGTAATCCCTGTTATGATGATCTTATGTAAAGGTTTTAATtataagttatgtttgaaccaaactaggcatgtaatgtttgtcatactagagtatttgatgagaactctagtatgggttttatgtttacggttttgctttcatggaatgtttaagtttttgttatgatgtatgattatgtatgagatttttatcaggtacacaggatgtatagtaggtttgTTACGGGTTCcgatgaccttaagtcgatctgaattctaACACCGACAGTGATCCGATTTCCGGATCATTATACTGAAGGTCTCCACCGATGGGTtggtttaaattaaatgttgatGGCTCGATGTTGGGTAAAAGCTTAATGGCTTATGGTAGAGGACTTGTTAGAGATACCGCCCATGGATGTTGGGTCCATGGATTTGTAGCCTGTTTGAAAAGGTGCTCAGTCCTTATGGCAGAATTCTGAGCTATTTCGGAAGGAATTAAATTAGCAGAAAAGCTAAAAAGATTGAGAAGATATGTATTGAAAGTGATAATTTTATAACAGTCCAGATAATTTCTGACCAACTTAATCCGTTGGACAATATTTTGGTTTTAGCACATTCAATTAGAAAGAGCTTACAGAGTTTTAGCACTTATCGTTTGCAGCATGTATGGAGGGAGGCAAATTTCTCAGCATATTATCTAGCCTCACTGGCTAGAGATGTAGATGTAGGAGTCCATTTTTTAGCGGAAACCTCTTAAGGCAATAGACAATTGGTTGATGCACGACAATTGTGGGGTTAGGTATCTTCGTGAAAGTAATTTGGAAGCAAATTAATATGCTGCAAATTTTCTTTttgtacaaaaaaaattaataaaattttcatgctTTTAATAATAGTCCAGTGGAGTTGATTGTATATTTTATCTTTGATAAAATTTAGtagatattttagatttttctttttaaaatcatgttttttttttatagaaaatttgaaaaatagagACTCGAATGAGTCAGCAGTGATTAAATATTTTcgttttttatcaattattgttaatatttttaattttaaaaattaatattaattataattaagagtttaattaaaatatattttattgatgTGTGCAGTTGaatcaatataaaaaaaaattaacactaATCcataatttacaaaatatatatatttttatgttgatttaACTATGCATGTCAGCAAAATTTatgttttagattaaattattagcTATCATTAACAATATCATTTGAAATTAagctaaattatataaaattaaaattattaattataattaacaaaATCGAAAAGATTTGAATATTTCTACCTAATTTGCCAATAAATTATGTGCTTTTATAcatcaaataatttattgttTAACCAAGTCTTGCCTTTTTAAGTAGCTTTGCATTCAGATAATTAAACAAAAGTATTTCACAATTAGCAAAATTTATtagtgattaaaattaatatttgattgCTTATTCGGTTAgcatcaaaataattgaaaatcatgtttttaattcatatattattcGATTACAAGTTAGaccaaaaattttttaaaaaaagtaaaaatagttATACTCTGTTTTCATttcgattaaattttttaattttattaatttaatatttaaaatttaaaactttagtaATTTGGTCAGTTGtgtagaaaattatttaaattgaaataaattactttaaatcataaaaatatttttagtaaaaatatgaatctcattaataaaatataaaattttattttgaattatgaATAAGTATTTAgtcaattcaattgattttaaaatcaaatgaactaaaattttaaattaatttaatttaattaattttttaatttaaattaaatattgctcacttttatattattttttatatttttagttaataaattattgattattaaaaataaaataatatgaaggttgaaaattaaattaatagaattattatGTTTTTTCCTTAAAATTAAGAATGCTGTGATacgtttatttttttagttgctaagtttataaactataaaatatactaatatgtataaattaataatataaagcagTTTAATTacgtataattaataaaataatgaatattataaatattcataaatataaaatatgtattattaaaataataagcaCTTGTTTCccaataattaattagttataaattttaaaattgaaacctATAGCAGCAGTTTGCCAATCATTAACGGCCAACCGTAGCAGCAATTTGTTGATCCCTTCGAACCTCTTCGAAAATAAtagctatttattttattaatatttaataattattttcatgGTGGTCacacatattataaaaataatctttTATAATCAACTCTCttaattatcttatttttagaattattgtccgacaattcaaaattaataaaatatcttaattaatttttaaaaaatatattttttttataagtcaACACAACACGTATTTTTCCATTATAACTAAATGATGTACTGAAATCCATAAATTAAGATTTATGGTATAAGTGTATGAGTGTAAACTTAGTTAGAAAATCACGTCTTTccctttttatcttttatttttttggtcttttaatgaTATATAATTGTCATTCTGCTATAATACCATCTGTCTCTGTCATTCagatccgtacgtacggacttATCAGCGTACCCTTTTctatcaggcggccatttaatttttccaGCGCGCATGCTGGTAGGACTGCGAAATGACTGAGTCTGTTATTTTATACTGCGTCATATTATCGAGTTAGGCTATCATCTGTTGGACTCGCGCGTATGTTGATCCGGTCTGCTTCACATCGCAGGATTAGGGCTCATGATATTGGGCCGATCTGCTCGATAATAGCTTGACAAAGCTTGTATTATTCTTTAGGGTCTAGTCTCATTCTCGGTCATCACTAAAAAACGCCAAACTCGCATAGTAATACCATACACAATTTTATTGGTATTATATTTAGCCACTACAATAATAGTAATAGTTAAGAACTAATTCTTCCATGTGatattataattcaatttgataCATTTCAATGGGAGAATATCAAATTGAATGTGATAAGGTTTAGATGGATGAGGGAGAGAACTAATAAGCCAAAATCAATGAAGTTGCAATATGATGTACTGGCTATATCAGAATATATATATCTTATTAGTTTGCTGGGCTTATTAACATGGTTGATGCATATTcgtattttaactttattttaatctttaaaaattcatgttattaaaattaaaaatatctttcAATTTcggatttaaattataaaaaaaataaaaatcctttaaaaatagttttattaccaagtttttgaaagaaaaggaaaggtaaaaaaaaaaaaaacacacaatATTATAAAGATAAGCAAAGCCAACCATGGACAGTGGACACgtcttataattataataattataattataattatacatCAAAAAGAAAGACACATCTTATTATGATTGGATGCTTTGAAACTTTATGGAGACAACACTGTCACATGATCATTTCTCTAAATTATAATTACTATCTTGTGTATGCATTTCCATAAACAACTTCTGCAACTGTTCTGTTCTGTAAAATACCACCACCACAGTCATAGCATCTTTTCTGATCATTTTGTTAATTACACTAATTAAAGTCCCACtcaattttcatatattttttaaaaataaaattaataattttatttaaaaactaaattttttatcattaattaattaaaaaaaactctAATAAGGCTGCAAAAAAAGTTTTATCTTCAAAGGGTATCTTTCCACTACATTAATCCCTTTCtttaaattgataaatataattttaaaaaagtggATGAGATAATAAAGCTCTATGATTCATTGGCCCTAGTCAGAATCTCACCACTGCCAACCTGggattctctctcttttttttttctttaattcaatttaattacaatataataataatacaattttaaattaaagagtAGTTCCAACCGCCAATCTTTTGTTGATTAAATTATATTCCGTACagtgattaattattttaacagTGAAGAATTATTcggttaataattaattaaatattttaaaaataaattttcataattaatatatattagttTTTCGGGTGTTAGTATCAAAATTATTACGGAACAGGAGTTTAATCAAATGAAAGTTACAGGAGGCTAGTGTGCGCCAGAAATCATGCAAAGCTGACCACCACCAACTCCGCAAAGATAAACCCATGTCTTAATCACTGAAATTAGACTTTTTAGACAAAGTACCCAACAAATACAGCTGGTTACAACACCCACAAAAGAATCAAATCAATAAGATTGCGCGATCTAACGTTGCTTAATTGATGTGACCCTTGGAGAAATTTAaccctaattaataaaaatattattcataattcacaaaaaaaattaaaaaaaaaaattcacatcaTGGGACTGTCTTAATAGAAAAATTCTTCATTTAATTAAGCATTATATCTTACATGTGGTGCCCTGCTACAATACTTGGCACCTCTAGGATTTTAcacaaggaaaataaaaataaaaataaaaaattaaatccttgacaaaaaaaaatctGATTCATCAACCTAATTGATAAATGAGTAAGTTCCTTAGCTGGTCCagaataaatttcttaatatatacaGCAGCCTTTTTCTCTCCATCTGGTCCTTCAATTTCTGAGCCAACAATGGTAATTAAAGCTCAGGTTTCATCTGGGCTACTTGATTTTGACCTGCAATTCACCAATTAAATCAATAATTTGTCATGAACAGCAATTTGATTAatggtttgattcatcttattaatttttcttaccGGTAAAGTTGTGTGCCTGCAACATTGATTCCCGGTTCAGATTCTGGCCGAAACCCATCTGAACAATGGTTTGGAGATCACCCTCACAGAAAATTGGATACTGGAAATATTTACAGAAGAAATTCAGGTAAAAAATAAGGTAAATGATTAGGGGAAATGGAGTTTAATTATggattaatgaattttaattaccTGAGGAGCATTATGGTTAAATCCTTCAAGTGGGGGTAACTGCATATTGAAGCTTTGGCACAGTCCAGTATCTAATGGGCGAGTTGAGCATTGGGTCACTGTCCCATTAGAAATATTGCTATGTAGTGGTGGATTTTGCTGGTGTTGCTGCCCAAAAATGGCTGACGCCGACGAATCTAATGGGAACATTGGATGTAGCAATTGGTTGGTTGATTGAAATATCTAAAtatccaaaaagaaaaaatccaAATTTAGATGTAAAATGGGTAGGCCATTgactaaacaatttcttttttaaaaataaaaattcaaaaaaagaaCTTACATCTTTTGAAATGAGAGTATCCATGTTGAAATCCAGCCTGGTGTTCACAGAAGACAGCTTCATGGAGAGAAACTGCTccaagattaaataattaattaagatgaAACTACAATCATTAGGCCTGTCAACTTTAATCTGCAAACATGATTTCAGTATTGATTagtgaaaatattaatttaccTCAACTTGGCGTTGCAATAACTGCACATAGTTTATAATTTCATCAAGCATGAGAGCCTTGCCTGTAACCTGAGAATTTGAAGAACCGAAATGTCAAGTTTCTGAAACTAAAACCTTGaaaaaaacatctaaaattCTTCAAATTTCACACACCTTATTGCAACCTGGTACAAGATCTTGGAGAAGCTTCATTCTTTCACTGATTTTCTCTCTTCGAACCTGATTATAACAATCCATATTACCAATGttaatctaaaatttatgaTGGGAAACTTGATtcaatgatttttcaaagaaaaaattagGTTAGTTTTCTCACTCTTTCAGCTAAGCTGTGACTGTCTGTGGCTTGGCCTCTTCTTGCTCTGACATGAATGTAGTCCTTAGGAGGTTCAGGAGGCTTTGAGTTGTTGTTCTTGGCTTGTTTCTCATCTCCATCCTTCTGCTCTTCCTCTGCTTTAACAGCAGATTTTTCATTTCCATTCCCTTCATTTGGCTTGATTCTCTTTGTGTTTGAATTATCATCAGTTTCTGCATCCTGAGGAGACGAAAATTTCCCAGTTTTTACGAACAATTTTTGCAAGTTATTATGGGGAAATGAGTGAACTATGAATTATGTTACCTTAGCTCCGCAATTGGATTCTTTTGATTTTCCCTTGTAAACTGCTTTCCTTTTCTTGGAATTCAATTCACTTGTGGCCTTCAAAGCAGCTTCCCCATTTTGGGTTTGTTCAGAAACAGAGGATTCTTGAGAAGAATTGGCCAATTCGGATCGATCTTGCAATGGAGAACAACTCTTGTTAACTTTTTGAGATCCAATTATCTTGAGAGAAGGACTGCTGGAAACCCGAGGCAGCTTCCCGTTTCCCATTAATGGATTGCATTTATATGCAAATTCTGCGTTGTTTAGCCCCAACTGTCCGCTTCTACCATTgaaacttcggctgccgaagcaagAGAACTTTGCAGCTCTCTCAGCGAATCCAGGATCAGCTGTGAACTCTGCGACACTAGAATTCAAACCCAGAGGTGTCCCCAAACTgggaaaattcaaattttcccTGGAAAATTGATCTAGTGGAGGCAAATCAAGCTTCGGCGGTGAATTCAGAGGAGTACTATAACAGGAAGTGTTGGTGCTGTTGTTTCCAGGGGTAATGTATGAAGCCGGCAACATTGGCCGAGAATGCGGGGAGATCTCGCCAGAGTTGTTGTTGTTGATACTTCCTAATTTTCCAATGAGTTCCCTGATCATAAAGCTTTCGCCGGAAATGTTAGAATTGGATGCTGCTGGCGAGGACACCATTGAACTCAGAGCAGAGTCAAAATGGAGACATTGATCCGTTGACTTTACGCAGTTGGGAGTGAAGAAGCAATCAGGTGATTGCTCTTGCAATTCCATGGCCGAAGAGAGTGAATGCCAAGTGGGCATTGCAGAGGTTGAAGCTGGCTCAAACTGCAATGGCGGTGGAGGGATTCGTGCATTAAGAAAGAACTCACCCTCCATAATCAATTAGAATCCTAAAATTTGAGATTAAAAACAACAACCCAGTTGAAGATTTAGCACATAGACTCTAAAAAAGTTGGAAGAATTCTTACAATCCAAGTGAAACAACCAcacagaaagagaaaaaaaaaaaaaaaaagcaagaaaacagAGGAGATGATGGGTGGCTGGTGAGTTCAAATTGATTGCATTACTAatagaaaaaaagagagaagttTGGTATGAGAAAAGGCAAATATGTTTGGTGAACAAAAGCTAATACAatgagaagagagagagagagggaggggGGTTGGGCTGTAATGGTGATttatagaagaaaataaattaaaaatgtgtTTGACCCATTTTTAATTTGAAGTAGAAAAATTCAGGTTTCTCTTTCTCCGCAAAAGGCGGAGAAGGGGGAGGGGGGATTTGGATTGCCGGGCCTCGGACGTCAAAGCATCAAACACTAGTCTCTTCTTTCTTGGCCAAGAAACAAAGTACAATTTTTCACCTCGCCGAAGAAATGGTCTCACAGTGGAAACTATCTATCATCTACCCACAGAATTTGGATTTGGATGGCCACAGAGATATCGGAGGACAGTTTTGTTTTTGTCAGAATGAACTGCTCACTTTCCACGATTAAAAAAGCAAGCTACTATGCTAGAGGCTTAAACAAAATTATCATTCTCGTCTTAAAAAAACATGttatattgaaaattatttaactccagatcttattttaaaattttataaaaaaattcaaacgttTGTATTAATTTACctttatatctaaaattttagaatttttataataaattaaatttctttaatttgttataattagggagctaaattgaatttttaaaactaataataacTTACACTAtagtgtaaattttttttttgctaataAAATAGTCCATCAAAATAAACATTTTATTCCACAATGCTTTTTTTTAACCCATTATTCAATCCTCATTTATACAAAtcataaattaatgaaaatttaaaatgtaaaattaaataattttttttaaatggaaattaaataaaacttttcatttatttaatattactaatataaagtAAAGTTGTCACACGCACA
This genomic interval from Manihot esculenta cultivar AM560-2 chromosome 12, M.esculenta_v8, whole genome shotgun sequence contains the following:
- the LOC110627420 gene encoding transcription factor bHLH62, whose amino-acid sequence is MEGEFFLNARIPPPPLQFEPASTSAMPTWHSLSSAMELQEQSPDCFFTPNCVKSTDQCLHFDSALSSMVSSPAASNSNISGESFMIRELIGKLGSINNNNSGEISPHSRPMLPASYITPGNNSTNTSCYSTPLNSPPKLDLPPLDQFSRENLNFPSLGTPLGLNSSVAEFTADPGFAERAAKFSCFGSRSFNGRSGQLGLNNAEFAYKCNPLMGNGKLPRVSSSPSLKIIGSQKVNKSCSPLQDRSELANSSQESSVSEQTQNGEAALKATSELNSKKRKAVYKGKSKESNCGAKDAETDDNSNTKRIKPNEGNGNEKSAVKAEEEQKDGDEKQAKNNNSKPPEPPKDYIHVRARRGQATDSHSLAERVRREKISERMKLLQDLVPGCNKVTGKALMLDEIINYVQLLQRQVEFLSMKLSSVNTRLDFNMDTLISKDIFQSTNQLLHPMFPLDSSASAIFGQQHQQNPPLHSNISNGTVTQCSTRPLDTGLCQSFNMQLPPLEGFNHNAPQYPIFCEGDLQTIVQMGFGQNLNRESMLQAHNFTGQNQVAQMKPEL